From a single Vibrio sp. BS-M-Sm-2 genomic region:
- a CDS encoding MarR family winged helix-turn-helix transcriptional regulator has translation MSDNTSLESIFRLVHSLKRQMSEQIESLDSEIAPMNIRVMKIITKKSPCTAIDIAHYLNRDKAQVTRLVNALINQELVKKSPNPEDKRSQLLILTDKGQEVMSKVSDLDRDMLKRMTKGMAEDELEQFRKIAKKMAQNLES, from the coding sequence ATGTCTGATAACACATCGTTAGAGTCTATCTTTCGTTTAGTACACTCTTTGAAACGTCAAATGAGTGAACAGATTGAGAGCTTGGATTCTGAGATCGCACCCATGAACATTCGTGTCATGAAGATCATTACTAAGAAATCTCCATGTACGGCTATCGATATCGCGCACTACTTAAACCGCGATAAAGCGCAGGTCACGAGATTAGTTAATGCATTGATCAATCAAGAGCTTGTGAAAAAGTCTCCAAATCCAGAAGACAAGCGCAGCCAGTTATTGATTCTGACCGATAAGGGTCAAGAGGTCATGAGTAAGGTTTCGGATCTAGACCGAGACATGTTGAAGAGAATGACCAAAGGCATGGCCGAAGATGAGTTAGAGCAATTCAGGAAAATTGCAAAGAAAATGGCGCAGAACTTAGAGAGCTGA
- a CDS encoding SgrR family transcriptional regulator, producing MSDLNMMRYYTRLDLFEPNISHSVTLTEVADKLFTSLRHARTLLGKMHQAEWVVWEPKVGRNQRSNLTLRFSNQQLTQHVASKLIEQGKYEKALSILDNDRSVFGSLLQETSGATMREGLLHVQLTYKRKFEDLFPHHIHRSSERFLIRQVFSCLVTCNGKGELKPELAHHWQYDAEKLVWTFYLRPGLTFHDGQLVDAKQLVSMFSALQTLPFYQTELAHVASVYSEQPLRVSFQLTKADTGFAGLLAGVKYSIQPAAQVTREPSPLNSVSHAVIGTGPFKVVETNNERIKLAAFEHYYGCRSLTDEVTIWQFEESMTGTARFDGSQMQVSPYEDSSCFHQLGKSDAELVSADTDGLRSRVEDGCLFILFNQNSAASLLNNEQRKYLSELTNPQAILSQLEHNKGLFSVSLAQNILPSWKKLYRTPSKDAQLPQKMSIAVYDYYALYRCAVCVSDILKRYGVEVEVNTYSFRELAELSQSGELKEDLVLCNLNLDDNAPSSLFSWMMNDPVLHSALGEMNSDWLKQRLDSHKASVELPNYLAELEPIASTLISDYWLVPMFHHLQTVRFQGILKNVAITNWGWPDFKNVWSAD from the coding sequence TTGTCTGATCTAAACATGATGCGTTACTACACTCGGCTGGATTTATTTGAGCCTAACATCTCACACTCGGTGACTTTAACTGAGGTCGCAGACAAGCTGTTTACCAGTTTGCGTCATGCACGAACCTTACTCGGCAAGATGCATCAAGCTGAATGGGTGGTGTGGGAGCCAAAAGTCGGAAGGAATCAACGTTCTAACCTGACATTGCGCTTTAGTAATCAACAATTGACGCAACATGTTGCCAGCAAGCTGATAGAGCAGGGCAAGTACGAAAAAGCACTCTCTATTTTGGATAATGACCGCTCAGTGTTTGGCTCTCTTCTCCAAGAAACATCCGGTGCGACGATGCGCGAAGGGTTACTGCACGTCCAATTAACCTACAAACGTAAGTTCGAAGATCTGTTCCCGCATCATATTCACCGCAGTAGTGAACGATTTTTGATCAGGCAAGTGTTCAGTTGTTTAGTGACTTGCAATGGCAAAGGCGAGCTGAAGCCTGAGCTGGCACATCATTGGCAATATGATGCTGAAAAGCTAGTTTGGACTTTCTATCTGCGCCCGGGACTTACTTTCCATGACGGGCAGCTTGTGGATGCTAAGCAATTAGTTTCGATGTTTTCTGCGTTGCAAACTTTACCTTTCTATCAGACAGAGCTCGCCCATGTCGCTTCGGTTTACAGTGAACAACCATTGAGGGTCAGCTTCCAACTCACCAAGGCAGATACCGGCTTTGCTGGTTTGCTTGCTGGCGTTAAGTATTCAATTCAACCTGCTGCCCAAGTGACCCGTGAGCCATCGCCATTAAATTCGGTATCTCATGCTGTTATTGGAACAGGGCCCTTCAAAGTGGTTGAGACCAATAATGAACGTATCAAACTCGCCGCATTTGAACATTATTATGGTTGCCGCTCTTTAACCGATGAGGTGACCATCTGGCAGTTTGAGGAATCAATGACGGGCACTGCTCGCTTCGATGGCAGCCAAATGCAGGTATCGCCTTATGAAGATTCATCTTGCTTCCATCAGTTAGGGAAAAGCGATGCGGAACTTGTTTCTGCAGATACAGACGGCCTTCGTAGCCGAGTCGAGGATGGGTGTCTGTTTATCCTATTCAATCAGAACTCAGCGGCCAGTTTACTAAATAATGAGCAGCGCAAATACCTTTCAGAACTGACCAACCCACAAGCGATCTTGTCTCAGTTGGAACATAACAAGGGTCTGTTTAGTGTCTCTTTAGCTCAAAATATACTGCCAAGTTGGAAGAAATTGTATCGAACGCCTTCGAAAGATGCACAACTGCCACAAAAGATGAGTATTGCGGTTTATGACTATTATGCGTTGTATCGATGTGCGGTTTGCGTATCCGACATACTCAAACGATATGGTGTGGAAGTTGAGGTGAACACCTACAGTTTTCGAGAGTTGGCGGAGCTCTCTCAGAGTGGCGAGTTAAAGGAGGACTTGGTGCTGTGTAACTTGAATCTCGATGATAATGCCCCGTCTTCGCTGTTCTCTTGGATGATGAACGATCCTGTTTTGCATTCTGCTTTAGGAGAGATGAACAGTGATTGGCTCAAGCAGCGTTTGGATAGTCATAAAGCATCCGTTGAACTGCCTAATTACTTGGCAGAGTTAGAACCGATCGCGTCTACTCTGATCTCAGATTATTGGTTAGTGCCTATGTTTCATCACTTGCAGACCGTTCGTTTCCAAGGGATTCTGAAAAACGTGGCCATCACTAACTGGGGATGGCCAGATTTCAAGAATGTATGGTCTGCTGATTAA